GTTTCTTCCTGAAtattgctgttgttttttttatttggtcaggttgttgtctctttgacacattccccatttccattttcaattttattcgggagatattttgatatggacgttaagcaagcaaAAATCAATCAGTAAAAGTCATTGATCCCGACCAATTATATTTCTTCTGTTCATATACTTCTAGCTGTTGAGTAGTGCTTTTTAAAAGAACCCAGACAACATAACTTCTCATAATACATATTAATGTCTTTTACTCATTGATGActgataattaaaacaattttaatcaaTGGAATAAAATACGCTTTctcttttcttattttcattgaaaaattaacACAATTTTAATCAATGAAATAAGTTACATTTTCTCTTTTCTAAGATACATATGCATTTAAACCTTCCATACTTGCATACACTTCTGGTAAATGACactattaattaaaattattttacagcGACTGCATACATACTGTTAAGACACCGACTCTTGTTCCAGGGAAGAAATCACAATCTATTCCAGTTGGTAATTGTGATCATGGGCCACTTGAATTCAGCGTTCAACCGGCCACGGATGGCTATAGCCTaatggtaaaatttattcaataagAAGTAATAATGTTCCAAGGAAAACTTTTGTTGAAATGTGTCCTAAATTTTGACTAGATCATAACACTTTAAAAGGCCGAAGTTTGATTCTTTCAAGGgtctatatattttataagcCGTGTTGCTGGAAATAGGAAATCTACAGGTCTGATCCACCATTCttttacacaagaaaatgcctgtatcaggtcaggaatatgacagttgctacccattcgtttgatgtgtgtgtgcttttgattttgtcatttcattaGGGATATgccgtttagaattttcctcggagtttattaaaaaaaattcttcattctacttaaaaatgtttttttaaaatacattatgGGCTTCAAAGTCAATACGGATAGATTATATGCTCGTAAGTCACCATTTTGGGTTGCCTCGAAAGTTAACTACTAGTATGTTAGtactgaatatgaaaaatgGACCACAATAGCCGTTTAAACATAAAGGTGTAATAACgtcaatatttattattaactgTGCTAAAAAGAAGTTATTACGTATGAATAGTAATTAAGTCATATTGGTACTACTTCTATGCCCAAAAAATTTCCTTAAACCTATTAATATGTTTGGACATGATAGCTGTCATCTTAAATGAATCTGTCACTTTTCTACATATACTATTCTTTTCAGTCCGTGCATATCACATTTCATTCCTCCGTCATAGTAGATGCATCTCCTCCAGCATGCGATATACCATGGAATGGAACATATCTGGTTCCTACTAAGATGACGGAGCAGCTGCCATCATTATTGCCCGGATGTGTTGTTGGGGATTCTAGGGAAGGCTATCATATGACTTACTACTGGTTCTACTTATTAGACTGGTTGATTGTTTAATACtgtctttaaataaaattatgtttattctAGTTtcaccctttttttaaatttacccgCAAGAAATTGATTGGTATGTGTTTTTACCGGATAGATGTTGCGATGTGAACAAGTGATGCACCGTTTTCTATGCAGTGATAACCTTTACCTTCTTAACCTATCCTGTGTTTGCCACGTCTGTGAATTGTCGACAGAAACTACATTCGAgcaaatatgttttgtttcctAAGCTCGCCTCAGTGGCTCGCCTCAAGATGGTAACGGTTAGGAATTCTATGAATTCTTTAAGATCATTCTTTCAGAATAGACAATCACGTAACATGAATGTCATTTAATATTACGCACCTAATGTGTGAGCGATCATTTATATCGCATTTCTTCACCACAACGGGTGCCATTAGCTAAGTAGGAACTATACTCACCCTTCTTAAATACGCGATTTTAccttgcatttatttttgttggattCATGCTGTTTACTGAAGGTCGAAATTACACTTACAGGTAGTATTCAAATATTGGGC
Above is a window of Mytilus trossulus isolate FHL-02 chromosome 4, PNRI_Mtr1.1.1.hap1, whole genome shotgun sequence DNA encoding:
- the LOC134713701 gene encoding uncharacterized protein LOC134713701, whose amino-acid sequence is MNFLPYLLLHIFVCGTLQSSSSSPNDSRNDAEKLIQKVNSVTFLLTVNDTWGDCIHTVKTPTLVPGKKSQSIPVGNCDHGPLEFSVQPATDGYSLMSVHITFHSSVIVDASPPACDIPWNGTYLVPTKMTEQLPSLLPGCVVGDSREGYHMTYYWFYLLDWLIV